A genomic stretch from Coffea arabica cultivar ET-39 chromosome 10c, Coffea Arabica ET-39 HiFi, whole genome shotgun sequence includes:
- the LOC140015995 gene encoding zinc finger BED domain-containing protein RICESLEEPER 2-like, with translation MEKVREAAAHWVLMHEHPFTILEEEGFNLMMKRAVLEWKKISRATAKNDCMQVYELEKNKLRNKLKNVERVSITTNLWKSKNQKIEYMVITGHWIDSDWKLQKRVLSFVHIPPPHRGVAIASSIFKSAKEWGIEHKIYSISVDNTSNNDVAVIILRDDISRSKKLICDGKLFHVRCCAHILNLVVQDGISEIVDITKAIRDSVEFVNRSEGRALMFAEIAQQLHIPGKKLLYDCKTRWNATFEMLNCAIKFKDVFPRFQDREQSYNFCPSAEDWEKAEKVCSVLEKFWECTHIISGSDYPTSNLFLQELVKIKKVLDARVNDEDPFIRAMVRRMKTKFDKYWEASHNISTIRRVLFELYDEYVALAANPTGGPMASSSSQRQGTNATKKTRCGDFDQYCDEVETSEPHKSELVDYLDKPCQKIGENLDEFDCLGWWKIN, from the exons ATGGAGAAAGTTAGAGAGGCAGCTGCACATTGGGTGCTAATGCATGAGCATCCATTCACCATATTAGAAGAAGAAGGCTTCAATCTTATGATGAAACGAGCGGTGCTAGAGTGGAAGAAAATCTCTCGAGCAACAGCAAAAAATGATTGTATGCAAGTATATGAGCTTGAAAAAAATAAGTTGAGAAACAAGTTGAAAAATGTGGAAAGAGTGAGCATCACAACCAATCTTTGGAagtcgaaaaatcaaaagatcgAGTACATGGTCATCACCGGGCATTGGATTGATTCTGATTGGAAACTACAAAAGCGAGTCTTGAGTTTTGTACACATACCACCGCCTCACCGAGGAGTTGCGATAgcatcttcaatttttaaaagtgCAAAAGAGTGGGGCATTGAGCACAAAATTTACAGCATATCAGTTGATAATACCTCGAACAATGATGTAGCTGTTATAATATTAAGAGATGACATCTCCAGGTCCAAAAAGCTTATTTGTGATGGAAAATTGTTCCATGTTCGATGCTGTGCACACATCTTGAACCTTGTAGTTCAAGATGGCATTTCTGAGATTGTGGACATCACCAAAGCCATTAGGGATTCCGTGGAATTTGTGAATCGATCAGAGGGGCGTGCATTGATGTTTGCTGAAATTGCGCAACAACTCCATATACCAGGAAAAAAATTGCTTTACGATTGTAAGACAAGATGGAATGCCACATTTGAGATGCTGAATTGTGCCATCAAATTTAAGGACGTTTTTCCCCGTTTCCAAGATAGAGAGCAAAGTTACAATTTTTGCCCATCTGCTGAGGATTGGGAAAAAGCTGAAAAGGTTTGTTCGGTCTTGGAAAAATTTTGGGAGTGCACACATATAATTTCTGGTTCAGATTATCCTACGAGCAATCTTTTCCTTCAAGAGTTGGTGAAGATAAAAAAAGTGCTGGATGCTCGAGTTAATGATGAAGACCCCTTCATTCGGGCCATGGTTAGAAGGATGAAAACTAAGTTTGACAAGTATTGGG AGGCTTCTCATAACATTTCCACCATTCGCCGAGTGCTCTTTGAGTTGTATGATGAGTATGTTGCTCTAGCGGCGAATCCAACAGGAGGGCCAATGGCTTCTAGCTCTTCCCAAAGGCAAGGAACAAATGCAACCAAGAAGACTAGATGCGGTGATTTTGATCAATATTGTGATGAAGTCGAGACTAGCGAACCTCATAAGTCAGAATTAGTTGATTATTTAGACAAGCCTTGCCAAAAGATTGGAGAAAATCTCGATGAATTTGATTGTTTGGGGTGGTGGAAAATAAATTGA